The nucleotide window CGTGCGGCCCACGGAAAAAGGTGTGACCGCGATCGGAACGATGGGCTACGCGCCGCCCGAGCTGTTCGCCGGCAAGGTCGAAGCACGGTCTGACATCTATTCGCTGGGCGCGACCGTTTTCCACATGCTGACCGGGTCGGACCCGCAGGACAATCCGCTGCTGATCTTCGATTTCAGCAAGAACCCGCGGCCGCGCCAGATAAATCCGAACATCACGCCGGAGATGGAAAGCATCTTGATGAAGTCGGTCACGCACAAGCCCGAAGACCGGCATGCTTCTGCGCTGGAGTTCATGCGCGCGCTTGAAGCTCACAGCGCGCACCTCGCAACGCATCCAAGGCCGGAGACCGCGCGGCCCCACACGGTTTCGCCTCGCCCGTCTCGATCCGGTCCGCCGGCGTCACCCTCGCGTGGGGGATCGGTGCCCGGGCCAACCGGTCAATCGCCTTCGCAGGTTGCGCCCGTGATGGAGTGGGTGTTCTGCGGGCACTGCGGCGAAAAGATTGGCTCCGATGATGTTTTCTGCGCTCACTGTGGCTCTCGTCAGCCGACTCCCGGAAGTCCAGCCGTTGCAGGCGGCGGCTACGTGGGGGCAGGAGCGCCGGGGCGGATCACCGCCCAGCTTGTGATAGTGGGCACTAACGACATGGTGAAGCCGTTTGTGATTGACAAAGAGAGCGTGCTGATAGGTCGCACCGACCCTCACACCGAGATTTTTCCCGAGGTCGACTTGACCATGTACGACCCGGAAACGAAAGTGTCGCGCAAACACGCGAGAATATACCGGCAGGGCGAGCAGTTCGTGATTGAAGATCTTGGCTCCGTGAACGGAACGATAGTCAACTCGGTCACCGGCAGCTCGGTGCGGCTAAACGCCAAGGCTCCGCGCGTGCTGTCGGCCGGCGATGAGCTGAAGCTGGGCGGTACCACCTTGAAGTTCATGTTGGCCTAAGCGGGCGGCGCCGGGAGTTGTTCAGACCCTGTTATCCAATTCCATGACGAAGTTCTGCCCATACTGCGGCAATCAACTCAACGCGCGATCGAAGTTCTGCCCGCAGTGCGGCAGGGCGAAGCCCGAACGTCAGCGGCAGGCGGCGGTTGGGGTCGATGTCGCGGTTGAACAATCCCGTGCGCGAACGACCAGCAGTTCCGCCGCGGCCGATTCCGCGGGGCTTCAGCGCAACCTTGAGCGCCCACCGCTGGTCAACCGTGCGTCCACTCCGCGCATCGAGGCGCTGCCACGTAGGACGGTCGTAACTTCGCGGTCCAACGGCGCCGCGCGCGCCGTCGGGCGGCGTTACGCGCCTCCAACCTACGCGCAAATAGGCGCGTTTGAACAAGCGGGATTCGGACTGCGCTACGCTGCCTGGATGTTTGATTTCTTGATCACGCTGATTGCGATCATGGGCTTCACGTTCGCGGTGACTGCCGCAAGCCGGCGGTCAGTGGTTGGCTCGAATGCTGACCTGTTGATCGTAGCAGGTCTGACCCTGCTGTTGTTGGTACTCAACTTCGTAGTGCTTGCCGGCAGAGGAGGCCAGACTGCCGGCATGCGCATCCTCGGGATCTACATCGTACGAGTTGATGGCAAGCCCTTTACATTTAAGCAGGCAACAGTGCGGCACCTGATAGGTTATCCGCTCTCGATGGCTTCGTTCTTCCTTGGCTTCCTGTGGATGTTGTGGGACCCGCAGCAACAAGGCTGGCACGATAAGCTTGCGCGCACTATTGTGGTAATAGCGAAATGAGGAGTGATGCGTGAAACGTGATGCGTGATGCGTGATGCGTGATGCGTGACCGGATGAGTCTGATTAAAGCGCACTTCGACTGTCGGTCCGGTCACGAATCACGAATCACGAATCACGGTTGGTTTTAACTATGTCAACATTCGTCATTCGATCAAAAGACTACGAGCCTTCCATCGTGAAGCTCGACAGGATGAAGCTCACCATCGGGCGTTCCTCCCGCAACGACATCTGCATAAGCGACCCGTTCGCCTCGCGGCTGCACGCCGAGATCAGACGCGAGAACGATCAGGTGTCACTGGTCGATAACGGCAGCGCCAACGGTACGTTCGTAAACGGGCAGCGCGTCACCGCGCCACTGCGGCTCCAGCCCGGCGACGTGGTTCGCATAGGCGAAACCGAGATCGAATATGCCTCCAGCGAGCAAGGCATGCTTTCTGGCGCAACCGTCTATCTGGCAGGTCCGGCGGCAGAGTCGCTTCCGGCCGACACCATAACTTCGCCCATCCCCTCGCGCTCGACAAGCGACTTGATCTCTTCCATAAGATCGGGAGCGATCTCCGGTGAAGCGCGCTCCAGTTCGGCCGCTCGCACTGCTCTCAAGCCCGAGCTGCCGAGCCGTGATCTGCTCAGCATAGTTTCTCAGGTGGGAATAGCACTTCTCCCTCGCACCTCTCTGGAAGACACGCTGAAGATGACCATCGACCTGGTCTTTCAGGCGATACCCGCCGAGCGTGGATTTCTGTTCTTAAAAGAAGACGGCGAGCTGACCTGCAAGATCGCGCGCGGCGCCAGTGAAGCCGCGCTGCCGACGGCGTCACAAGTGCAGCTCAGCAGATCGATAACCAACAAGGTCCTTAGCGAGGGAGCTTCGGTGCTGACCTCCGACGCCATGCACGATCCGCGGTTTCAAGCTCAGCATTCAGTCGTGCTCAGCCAGATAAGATCGGTGATGGCTGTGCCGCTTGCCTCGGGTGAAGAGATTTTCGGCATGGTCTATGTGGACAACCCGTTCAACAATCGCTTCAAGGAAGAAGACCTGAAGGTCCTGACGACCATCGCATCGGTCGCTTCCATCAAAATCGAAAACGACCGATTGCTGGACGAACGCTTGGAAAAGCGGCGAATGGAAGAAGAGCTCAAAGTAGCGTCTGAGATCCAGATGCGGCTTCAGCCTTTCGCGCCGCCCAAGATTGACGGCTGGGACATGACCGGCGTGTCGTTCCCCTGCCGCGAGATCGGGGGCGACTATTACGACTTCATTCACCGCAAACGCGACAGTCACCTGATCGTGGCGGTTGGCGACGTGTCCGGCAAGGGAACCGGCGCGGCGCTGTTGATGTCGTCGCTGCACGCAGCCGTTCGAGCGCAATCACAAACGCGAGCGACGATTAGCGAAGTGATGGGCGAGATCAATCAATACATATTCGAAAACTCGCCGTCCAACAAGTTCCTCACTCTGTTCTACGGCGGGCTTGATCCTCAGAATGGAACGCTCACCTACTCGAACGGCGGTCACAACGCGCCGATGCTCGTGCGGACGTCGGGCGATGTCGAGCGGCTCGACACCGGAGGGCTTCCGATAGGGATGATGCAAGGGGTCGCATATGAGGAAGCTTCTATCGTGTTCCAGCCTGGAGACGTGCTTGTAATCTACAGCGACGGAATCACCGAATCGATCAATGAGCGCGATGAAGAGTTCGACGAGGAGAGACTGATCGAAGTGGTGAAGAACAATCTCGGCCGCTCGGCGTCGGGCATCCGCGACCGGATAGACGAAGCGTTGTCGCGATTCGTGGGAACGACTGCGCCGGTTGACGACATGACGCTGATGATCATCAAGCGCAACGATACCGGCTTCGAGGATAGCGAGCGGACGATGCGGACGTGAGCGACGCCCCGAGGTTTGGTCTTCCCTCATAACCCCTCAACTCAATTGGAATCGGGGGATTTTCCATTTTCCATTTTCCATTTAACATTTGTCTATTTGTCTATGACAAATGCAAAATGGAAAATGGAAAATCGGTTCCGACTATGGCGACGGCAGCGCTTATCAACCCGGAGATAAACATAGTTCCCCTTGCGAACGCCGACCTCGCTGCCCTGGAGAAGCTCTTCGACGAAGAGTGCGCCGAGTGGCTCGATCTGCTGAAGTGGGACTACAAGGGCGCGAGCATGTTGATTCGGGACGTTACGCGCCAGCGTCAACTGCTTGGCTTCGTTGCAATGAGCGGCAACGCCACCATTGGTTTTGCCTACTACGTGATCGAAGGTTCGCGTTGCTCTATCGGCGACATCTATGTGTCCAGGCCCTGGCGCGGCATCGGTGTCGACCGGGAACTGGCGGCTGCCGTCTTGGACAGGCTCGATCGGCTCCCTCGATTGCGCCGGATCGAAAGTCAGTGTGTCGGCATTGGCAACTATGAAGCGGATGCTTTGTTCCAGACTCGCGGCTTCGAGCGGCTGGAACGCAATTACATGTTGCTCGAGCTGGGACCTGATAAGAACAGTGGTCCCAGGGCAGACTCAACCGGCATTTCACTCAGGCAGTGGCAACAGATCGACTTTGGAGACGCCAAACGGGTAATAAATCGCTCATACCGTGGGACGCACGACAGCCGTATCAACGGCCAGTATCGAACCGAGGAAGGGTGCGGCGAGCTTCTGACCATACTCACCGACCACATATGGTGCGGCGATTTTTTGCCGCAGGCGTCGCGGGTGGCGTTTCGCCGTTCGGATGCGATGGCAGGTGTTCTGATTGCGTCGCGAGTATCGAGAGGCGTCGGTCACATCGGACAGATCTCGGTTCTCCCGGCTCACCAGGGTCGAGGCATCGGCCGCCTGATGATCGCAAGCTCGCTATCAGAATTCCGCCGAATGGGCTTCAAGTCGATCACGCTGGCCGTAACGGGGGCAAACACAAAAGCGTTTCACTTGTATGAAACGTGCGGCTTTCGCACGATCCACAGTTTCCCGGTGTTTTATCGCGAGAAGAAGTGAAGGCTGTCCCTGGTCCAACGCCACTCATCTGTCTCATTCCCGACCCAAGAATATTTCGAGAAAACTGAATTGATCGCCTTGCGATTCGCGTCATGCTTAGTGGCGAACAAATTGGCGCCGGGTATTTGCTCAAGTTAATCGTCGTTCTTCGTTATCCGTTAAGCTGGCTGTCGGTGAGCTTTCGGTGCCAACCGACAACCAGCCGATCGCTTCAAGGTGTTTAGACAAGGCCGTGTCTCTCGCACCAAGGAGGTTCTGCATGCGTGCTTCTAAGGTTGTCTCCCCGCATCGCTTTGCCGGCTCCTTCAAGACTTTGACTGCACTGTTCTTTCGCCGGGTCCTCCAAAGAAGAGTCGTTTGCTTTGTGATCGCGTTTAACCTCCTTCTGTGGCCCGGGCCGGGTCTCGCTGGCCTGAACGTTCTAAGCCTGGCCTCACAGGCACTCAACCTGCTAGGGGGTGTCCACAGCTACGAGGCCTTCTTTCTCAGACGACTCTTTTCTCAATCCCGTATCAAGCCGCGCCGCGAGACGATGGCGGATCGCGCCTCGGCAGTCGCGCGCATTCGGATAAGCCCCGTCAAATTTGTCGGATACGAAAATGAGGGCGTGACGTTTACTGCTTTGCCGACGGACTTCCTTGAGCGCAGCGTCGAGGGCGTTAAGTTCACCTGGGAGTCTTCCAATCCCGAGAAGTTGGAGATAGACGACGCTGGACGAGCAAAGTTTCTTCAGCCGGGGCTCGCTCGTGTAATTTGCAGAACCGGGTCTGCTTCAGCGACAGCAGCCGTGCTGATCAGGCCTAATCATCGGCCGGTTCAGTCCGATGATGACTGGCGCAACGATCAGAAGCGTCTGGACGCGAGCGGAAACATAGTCGGCGCGTTGGGCGGCCCCCAGTCTGGTGTTGCGTCTGGCGTTGCGTCAGCCGGATCGCTGCTTAGCTCACTGCTCGATAAGCTGATGCCCACCGCCTACGCCCAGTCTTCAACAACCGATCTGGCCTATTCCGAACTGTGGAGCGAACCGCGCAACCTTGTCGGCTCACCGCGGGACCGGGCAATCGAATCGACTGCGATGGGAACGGTGCTTCCCGAAGGCAGCAACTTCAAGTGGGCAGCCCCGATCATCGAGCTGGGTGGCCGCGGGATCGGCGCCAGCCTCACTCTGTCTCACAACAACCGGGTCTGGTCGCGGCGCGACAGTCGAGTCGCATACGATGCGATCTCGGGCTGGCCCGCGCCGGGATACTCGCTCGGCTTTGGAAGAATCGTGGTCTACGACATGGGCGTTACCTGCAAATTCCTGCTCGTAGACCCGGACGGCACGCGTCACTATCTTGGGGCTGGAACATACGACGGTATCGGGTACGCGTTAGGCGGGCCAATTGAGACTTCTGACGGCACGCATATCGTTTACTCGGGCAACGGGCGCGACGGCGGCGGCTTGCGTTATCCTGACGGCACGACCGTTGAGTTTACCAAGATCAATAATCGCTTGCTGCCGGCGACGATCTATGACAGCAACGGCAACTATG belongs to Acidobacteriota bacterium and includes:
- a CDS encoding RDD family protein; its protein translation is MTKFCPYCGNQLNARSKFCPQCGRAKPERQRQAAVGVDVAVEQSRARTTSSSAAADSAGLQRNLERPPLVNRASTPRIEALPRRTVVTSRSNGAARAVGRRYAPPTYAQIGAFEQAGFGLRYAAWMFDFLITLIAIMGFTFAVTAASRRSVVGSNADLLIVAGLTLLLLVLNFVVLAGRGGQTAGMRILGIYIVRVDGKPFTFKQATVRHLIGYPLSMASFFLGFLWMLWDPQQQGWHDKLARTIVVIAK
- a CDS encoding SpoIIE family protein phosphatase, whose translation is MSTFVIRSKDYEPSIVKLDRMKLTIGRSSRNDICISDPFASRLHAEIRRENDQVSLVDNGSANGTFVNGQRVTAPLRLQPGDVVRIGETEIEYASSEQGMLSGATVYLAGPAAESLPADTITSPIPSRSTSDLISSIRSGAISGEARSSSAARTALKPELPSRDLLSIVSQVGIALLPRTSLEDTLKMTIDLVFQAIPAERGFLFLKEDGELTCKIARGASEAALPTASQVQLSRSITNKVLSEGASVLTSDAMHDPRFQAQHSVVLSQIRSVMAVPLASGEEIFGMVYVDNPFNNRFKEEDLKVLTTIASVASIKIENDRLLDERLEKRRMEEELKVASEIQMRLQPFAPPKIDGWDMTGVSFPCREIGGDYYDFIHRKRDSHLIVAVGDVSGKGTGAALLMSSLHAAVRAQSQTRATISEVMGEINQYIFENSPSNKFLTLFYGGLDPQNGTLTYSNGGHNAPMLVRTSGDVERLDTGGLPIGMMQGVAYEEASIVFQPGDVLVIYSDGITESINERDEEFDEERLIEVVKNNLGRSASGIRDRIDEALSRFVGTTAPVDDMTLMIIKRNDTGFEDSERTMRT
- a CDS encoding GNAT family N-acetyltransferase; translated protein: MENGKSVPTMATAALINPEINIVPLANADLAALEKLFDEECAEWLDLLKWDYKGASMLIRDVTRQRQLLGFVAMSGNATIGFAYYVIEGSRCSIGDIYVSRPWRGIGVDRELAAAVLDRLDRLPRLRRIESQCVGIGNYEADALFQTRGFERLERNYMLLELGPDKNSGPRADSTGISLRQWQQIDFGDAKRVINRSYRGTHDSRINGQYRTEEGCGELLTILTDHIWCGDFLPQASRVAFRRSDAMAGVLIASRVSRGVGHIGQISVLPAHQGRGIGRLMIASSLSEFRRMGFKSITLAVTGANTKAFHLYETCGFRTIHSFPVFYREKK
- a CDS encoding protein kinase, which produces MPDSKKSKQMPSQQLEPGTLLLDRYSIVTRVGGGGMGSVYQARDKRLADRLCAVKEMIEMFADQSQRAKAVEDFKREAEVLAQLDHPSIPTVFDYFIEAGRYYLVMRWIGGGDLAEQLRMRGGMADEAIVCKWAVQICDVLHYIHTQKPPIIYRDLKPANLMLDDKTGRVMLVDFGIARIVRPTEKGVTAIGTMGYAPPELFAGKVEARSDIYSLGATVFHMLTGSDPQDNPLLIFDFSKNPRPRQINPNITPEMESILMKSVTHKPEDRHASALEFMRALEAHSAHLATHPRPETARPHTVSPRPSRSGPPASPSRGGSVPGPTGQSPSQVAPVMEWVFCGHCGEKIGSDDVFCAHCGSRQPTPGSPAVAGGGYVGAGAPGRITAQLVIVGTNDMVKPFVIDKESVLIGRTDPHTEIFPEVDLTMYDPETKVSRKHARIYRQGEQFVIEDLGSVNGTIVNSVTGSSVRLNAKAPRVLSAGDELKLGGTTLKFMLA